In the Bradyrhizobium guangzhouense genome, one interval contains:
- a CDS encoding dihydrodipicolinate synthase family protein translates to MTDFRGVFPYLVSPISADGTVRADVLARLCDDLIGAGVHGLTPLGSTGEFAYLNAAQRMAIVQTTIEAARGRVPVVAGVASTSTADAVAQAKAYEKLGADGILAILEAYFPLNDAQVESYFRSIADAVDIPVVIYTNPQFQRSDLTLDVIARLAEHPRIGYIKDASTNTGRLLSIMNRCGDALRVFSASAHIPVAVMLIGGLGWMAGPACIIPRQSVKLYDLCQAGRWDEAMALQRKVWRINEAFARFNLAACIKAGLAIQGYDVGDPVLPQAALTAEARKIVEAALKELA, encoded by the coding sequence TGAGGGCCGATGTGCTCGCGAGGCTCTGCGACGATTTGATCGGCGCCGGCGTGCATGGGCTGACGCCGCTCGGCTCGACCGGCGAGTTCGCCTATCTCAATGCCGCGCAGCGCATGGCGATCGTGCAGACCACGATTGAGGCGGCAAGGGGCCGCGTGCCTGTCGTGGCCGGCGTCGCCTCCACCTCGACGGCCGATGCCGTGGCGCAGGCGAAGGCCTATGAGAAGCTCGGCGCCGACGGCATCCTGGCGATCCTCGAGGCGTACTTCCCGCTCAATGATGCCCAGGTCGAATCCTATTTCCGCAGCATCGCGGATGCCGTGGACATTCCCGTGGTCATCTACACCAATCCGCAATTCCAGCGCTCCGACCTGACCCTCGATGTCATCGCGCGGCTCGCCGAGCATCCGCGCATCGGCTACATCAAGGACGCCTCGACCAACACCGGGCGGCTGCTCTCGATCATGAACCGCTGCGGCGATGCCTTGCGGGTGTTCTCGGCCTCCGCCCATATCCCTGTTGCGGTGATGCTAATCGGCGGTCTCGGCTGGATGGCGGGGCCGGCCTGCATCATCCCCCGCCAGAGCGTCAAGCTCTACGATCTCTGCCAGGCCGGCCGCTGGGACGAGGCCATGGCGCTCCAGCGCAAGGTGTGGCGCATCAACGAGGCGTTCGCCCGTTTCAATCTCGCTGCCTGTATCAAGGCTGGCCTTGCGATCCAGGGTTACGATGTCGGCGATCCCGTCCTGCCGCAGGCCGCGCTGACGGCCGAGGCACGCAAAATCGTGGAAGCGGCGCTCAAGGAGCTCGCTTAG
- a CDS encoding xanthine dehydrogenase family protein molybdopterin-binding subunit: protein MNILPGNLRFGAGQPVKRLEDQRLLTGKGQFIDDKPEDGALWLHVLRSPHAHANIVSIDTSAAASMPGVTAIYTGADLIKDDVGTIPTLSIFKRPDGKPMTVPPRRLLAHEVVRYTGEAVAAVVASSRAEAQSAAEAIVVEYDVQPAVVDPVEAVKPGAPVVWPEAPDNIVGAMSYGDAAKVDEAFAKAAHTVELDLVSQRLVPSAMEPRSTIAEIDKKTGRLLLHVQSQTPASTRDVLAEAVLKRPKDSVRVLVGDIGGGFGQKTNLYPEDGIVAYVATKLNKKIRWRGDRTDEFVGGTHGRDLTSTASFALDEKGKVLAYRVTSIGCTGAYSSGAANIIPLVLGPFVQTGVYDLPLVHFEVKSVMTHTAPVGAYRGAGRPEAVFIVERLFDAAARKIGMDPRAIRKANYIKPAQLPYTNAAGQVYDSGAFAHMLDRAVKLADWDGFAARKKAAKKKGLLYGRGLTSYIEWTGGRAHTEKVTLQATSQGRVVLHSGTQAMGQGLQTTYAQMISDTLGIAMDKIDVVQGDTDLAMGFGSVGSRSLFVGGTAVAVSSTDLIQKAREKAANVLETSVEDIEYQGGMLTVVGTDRRISLFDLAEKESGAKLSVDSEGEVDGPSWPNGTHICEVEIDPETGVSKVVRYTTVDDVGVAVNPMLVTGQIHGGVAQGIGQALYEGVSYDADGQLLTASYQDYCIPRADDVPPIVVTLDDSAPCRTNPLGAKGCGESGAIGGPPCVTNGVMDALAELGITQLNTPLTPQKIWKAIRDAKAAG from the coding sequence ATGAACATTCTTCCCGGCAATTTGCGTTTCGGAGCGGGACAGCCCGTCAAGCGTTTGGAAGACCAGCGGCTGCTCACCGGGAAGGGGCAATTCATCGACGACAAGCCGGAAGATGGCGCGCTGTGGTTGCACGTGCTGCGCTCGCCGCATGCGCATGCGAACATCGTCTCGATCGACACCAGCGCTGCCGCATCGATGCCCGGCGTCACTGCGATCTACACCGGTGCCGATTTGATCAAGGACGACGTCGGCACCATTCCGACGTTGAGCATCTTCAAGCGCCCCGATGGCAAGCCGATGACGGTGCCGCCGCGGCGGCTGCTCGCGCATGAGGTCGTGCGTTACACCGGCGAGGCCGTGGCCGCAGTGGTGGCTTCGTCGCGTGCGGAAGCTCAGAGCGCGGCCGAGGCGATCGTGGTCGAATACGACGTGCAGCCCGCTGTGGTCGATCCGGTCGAGGCCGTGAAACCCGGCGCGCCGGTGGTGTGGCCTGAGGCGCCCGACAACATCGTCGGCGCGATGAGCTATGGCGATGCTGCCAAGGTCGACGAGGCTTTTGCCAAGGCCGCCCACACGGTCGAGCTCGATCTCGTCAGCCAGCGCCTGGTACCCTCCGCGATGGAGCCACGCTCGACCATTGCCGAGATTGACAAGAAGACCGGCCGTCTCCTGCTTCATGTGCAATCGCAGACCCCGGCCTCGACCCGCGACGTGCTTGCCGAAGCCGTGCTGAAGCGTCCGAAGGACAGCGTGCGCGTGCTGGTCGGCGATATCGGCGGCGGGTTCGGCCAGAAGACCAATCTCTATCCGGAGGACGGCATCGTCGCCTATGTCGCGACCAAGCTGAACAAGAAGATCCGCTGGCGCGGCGACCGCACCGACGAATTCGTTGGCGGCACCCACGGCCGTGATCTCACCTCGACCGCGTCCTTCGCGCTGGATGAAAAAGGCAAGGTGCTGGCCTATCGCGTCACCTCGATCGGCTGCACCGGCGCCTATTCCTCGGGCGCTGCCAACATCATTCCGCTCGTGCTCGGGCCGTTCGTGCAGACCGGAGTCTATGACCTGCCGCTGGTGCATTTCGAGGTCAAGTCGGTGATGACCCACACCGCGCCGGTCGGCGCTTATCGCGGCGCGGGCCGTCCCGAGGCTGTCTTCATCGTCGAGCGCCTGTTCGACGCTGCCGCGCGAAAAATCGGCATGGATCCGCGTGCGATCCGGAAAGCGAACTACATCAAGCCGGCGCAGCTGCCCTACACCAACGCTGCCGGTCAGGTTTACGATTCCGGCGCCTTCGCGCACATGCTCGATCGCGCCGTGAAGCTTGCGGACTGGGACGGCTTTGCCGCGCGCAAGAAGGCCGCGAAGAAGAAGGGCCTGCTCTACGGCCGCGGGCTCACGTCCTACATCGAATGGACCGGCGGCCGCGCGCATACTGAAAAGGTCACGCTGCAGGCGACCTCGCAAGGCCGTGTCGTGCTGCATTCCGGCACTCAGGCGATGGGGCAGGGGCTGCAGACCACCTACGCGCAGATGATCTCCGACACGCTCGGGATCGCCATGGACAAGATCGACGTCGTGCAAGGCGATACCGATCTCGCCATGGGCTTTGGCAGCGTCGGCTCGCGCTCCCTGTTCGTCGGCGGCACGGCCGTCGCGGTCTCCTCCACCGATCTGATCCAGAAGGCGCGCGAGAAAGCGGCTAACGTGCTGGAGACCTCGGTCGAGGACATCGAATATCAGGGCGGCATGCTCACCGTGGTCGGCACCGATCGTCGCATCAGCCTGTTCGATCTCGCCGAAAAGGAAAGCGGCGCAAAGCTCAGCGTCGATTCCGAAGGTGAGGTCGATGGTCCCAGCTGGCCGAACGGGACCCATATCTGCGAGGTCGAGATCGACCCCGAGACCGGCGTCTCCAAGGTCGTGCGCTACACCACCGTCGACGATGTCGGCGTCGCCGTGAACCCGATGCTGGTGACGGGGCAGATCCATGGCGGCGTCGCGCAGGGCATCGGCCAGGCGCTGTATGAAGGCGTGTCGTACGATGCCGACGGCCAGCTGCTCACCGCGAGCTACCAGGACTATTGCATTCCGCGCGCCGACGACGTGCCGCCGATCGTGGTGACGCTGGACGATTCCGCTCCCTGCCGCACCAATCCGCTCGGCGCCAAGGGCTGCGGCGAATCCGGCGCCATCGGCGGTCCGCCTTGCGTCACCAACGGCGTGATGGACGCGCTCGCCGAGCTGGGCATCACCCAGCTCAACACGCCGCTGACGCCGCAGAAGATCTGGAAGGCGATCAGGGACGCGAAGGCGGCGGGATAG